CATTGCGGCGTACTGCAAGAGCCTATGCTCGGAGCCGCCGTTGTCTCTTACAGGAGTCACTGGACCTCTAGTCCTCCGCCTGTAACGTCTATAAGCAAGTTGAATGTTGACAGCAGCCCATGTTCTCCAATTCGACGAGTAGTATCTTGCCGTTCTCTTTAGTCTCTCGTTCGCGAATTTGTACCGGAAATGGTCGGTTATGTACCTCAAGTTTTGAGCATCGAGACCGAACGCTTCAGTTGATTCAAGGCAGATAAATGTGGCGGACGAGGCTGGTAGCCGGTCGATAAAAGGACGTCTTAGGCACCATGAAAGTAGTTCGTCGCCTAAAAATCCTCCTGGTTCGAGGACGCTAGTTGCTATCAGACCTTTGCTTAGACTTTGGTTTCGCTTTATGCGTCCGCGAACAATGAATACCATCCTTGGTACAGGATCACCTTCTCTAATTATCTGTTTCACAAGGATATCAAAGAGTTAAACAATCAAGTCCTTTTTTATAAATGGAATGTTTCAATTGTTCATATCATGATTTCGTTAATACCTTTTCGTCTTTAGAGAAGACTAAGGGCTTCACCCTGTCGCAAATGTTGTCGAGAATAAGATCATCCAAGTTGTGAAACAGTGGTACCTGTCAAACAAACATACACAACTACTTATTAGGAAAAGTTGTTTAGATAGTTTTATTTTTTGGGCTTTGCAGACCGActaattcaaagacatcaattcCACCGTCCACTAGCGAGGGGTCCATTTAAAGCCAGAGCAAAACTCTGGACTGACCCAACACTTAGATTGTTAGCACTTAACGAAATTCGAACTTGAGACCTTGAGGAAACGTTATCTTTTTTTCATTTGCAGGTTTTTATATCTTTCTTACCTTTTTAATGAGGTCCAAGCAAAGATAGCGCTTGATGTCTCTCCTTAGACCCTCAGGTAAGTCTTTGATAAGTTCCATCTCATCTTCTCCTCCCATGGCCGCCCATCTCTGACGTTCAAAATGCCGAACTCTTTGTCTTAATCGCGACGGCAACTGCCTCCTCCTCATCCACCACTCCATGTCTCGACATCTCAGCTGCATCTTTCTCTTTTTCGCCATGACAGCATGTAAGAATACCTTCATAGTCGGAATGGTCTCATAGTTAGACTCGGTCCATGTTTGTGTACGAAACAGTTTTGCAATATATGTACCTGGATCTTCGACGTCGGTTTTATGGTGCAGTTATCTGTACACCGTTAAATTAAGAAAGAGATTCTTTCTGCTAATCCAACGGCAGGCAAATGCACCATAAAGCCGATGAACGTAAACAATCCGATTTTCATCTTTTTGTAATCACTTGCGGTAACTATAAATAATCTACTTTAAGCACCTGAATGTTACCAATCAACAAAGTGAAAAGTAGTAATCCACTCAGAACAATGCATATGCTGAAAATCACTTCTAGCCAGTTACTTGTTGGTTCAAGATCATTTCCAAAAGTGCTGCAAGAATTAGAAAGGATTAAGAAAACACAGAGGCTTGATTATGATCTATGTATCGATACTTCAGATTTAAGTCACGTCTAATGTCTAACACATGTCAGTGTCAGACTCAGATtcaataaagtgattatcaataTAACTATAAGTActtaagtattttttattaaGTTACCTGAGGGTCATCAAACCCCAAAAAATCGGATAAAGAATCTTAACAGCCAAGGAATTGCTCGATATAACCGGAAGTGCCCATTGGTAAATCCCATATTTGAAAGGTCCATTAACATCTAAGCACAAAGGCTTACTCATCATCATCGTTGAGTTTCCGCCACACGGGTTTCCAATGGTTCCCGGTGGTAATATCGACTGATAACACACCTCCTCCGAGCACGACAGAGAGAGATTGCATCCGACAGTTCTCTCACAATGCTGTTGGAGACACGATGCAACGCGCTGAATCGCGAGAACATACCAACACCCTCCAGCAACCTGTAGATATAGTATACGCGTTTATCATATAAGCGCTTATGTATAAGCTAACATGTTTTAGCATTGTGAGGATTGCTTACATGAGAAGCAATGAAATAAGCAATGAGATTGAGTCCAAATCCCCACCAAATGGTGCCAAAGATGTAGCCTGTGACTTTTTGCATTCTTCTCAtcatgcatatgctatgataaaCTTTAGGGAGAAATTGGAACAAGAAAATCAATAGCAATGTTGTCATAATGATTTTAATCCTATCTTCTCTTATCAATTTTGGTACTACTAGCCAAAACACAGCCTGCAAACAAAACAAGATTATTTAAGTACTACTTGTATCTAACTAAAAAAGTGATTCAATTTTCATAATTAAGCCCCAAAACTAATTATGGAAGTCACATAGAACTACTTGATGCATAAAATTTCAAaagtattaattttaaaaaaaatcaagtcTCCTTTATACGAAACGGCAGAGACTAATTTCTCAAATTAACGAGACGATTATAATTTCTCAAAAGTAtcttctttaaaaatatttaacactACTGCATGTTTAGAGTTCGATTCGAATCCAGAACCTCTAGTTAAGCGGGAAGAGATCCTTTATTCTTgagtaaattatatatttatgaatCTCAAATGTGTGTGGGCCAATTAAAGTAATTATTTAAGTCACATAGAACTGTCTAATACATCAAATTTCAAaaggataatttttttaaaatttggttATCTTTGTGGTAACAATAAAGACTAAGGGTATGTTTGTTTgaagattaaaattataattctgGGAATATCATTCCTAGAAATATTATTGCTTGGAACTTTATTCCTATCAATGTGTTTGGCAAATGAATAAAGTTTCTAGgaatatttttagattttgttttaattaaattttaaaaattaaaaattaaaaaataaatgtgttAAAATAATATGAGAGTGGGAAGTTATGGTTGGTTATTTTATATTCCCATGAGAATGTAAGATTCCCATCCTTTTACATGGGAATGAAAATGAAGAAATTCATGAACAAAATTTATTCCTGGGAATAAAAAGTACCCGGGAATAATTTATCAAAATTTGAAATAAACAAAGGAATATGTGAATTCCAATGTCACATTTCCCAGGAATAACATTTGTATCTCCGAAACAAACACCCCCTAATTTCTTGAGACAATGAGGACTACAATAGAGACGGTAAAGTTTtccctaattttttttaacattattgCTTGTTTAGGAATGAATTCAAACCCAACTCTTGTGTCCGAGCCGACCACAATGAACACCACAAAGATCAGTAAAATTCTCTTAAAAATTCAACACTATTATTAGGTGCTTAGGACTTGGTTCGAACCAGATCCTCTAGTTAAGTCGGAAAAAATCTAATAATCTTAGATAAATTATGTATTTATGAATGTCAAATGTGTCaggctaattaaattaattaatcattgATACAAAACTAAAATATCTTCCATAATTACGCTTAAAATATACAAGTTTAACCAACGTTTAAAATTATTAAggaaatttttttcttcatttttttaaattgctTTTTAAAGTACCAATAATATTTACTCATTATTCAAACTATTAAACTAATAAAACTAGACTCAACTAGAGTATAAAAAACTATAAACTAATAAAAGTAAACTCTATCTAAGTCCAAcatttattctttatttatatAAATCTAATAAAAGTAACTGATTTAACTAATTAAAtagtttattataaaaataaattaataaaaaaattcttacCTGAGGCACCGGAAGAATAACAAAAACATCAAACCAAAAACCTTTGAAAGATCGAAGATAATGAGAAGCAATGGCACGTGCGTCCCACACGAGTTTCCCACACCCAACAACAAGCGACTCTCTCGAAACATACGCCAACTTAAACTGCAACAACACATGAAACAAATGCACCGCATCCACACACGTACGCGCCACCGTAACAACCGCCGCCAATCCACCGTCCATATACAAACACGGCGAACCCTCCCTCCCAATCGACAGCGCGTAGAAAAACAACGGATCAATCGCCAACGCCACCCCACGCGCCAACAACAACGCGCGGTTCCACACTTGCACGCGCTTGCTCCTTGGATCCAAAACCGTTCCTAACGGTCCCCAGTTTGCCCTTGCAACCGCTCTCGCGAATTTTCCGGGACGGTTTTGGATTGGGACTAGATATGACCCGGCCGATGCTTCCCATTCTGGCTGGTGACCGCTGTCACAGCTGGTGGAGTGGAACACCGGCACACCTACTTGTGTGCAGGCGTAACACTCCACCACGCTGGTCACTGGGTTGTCGTCTGCTACGACGACAACTCCAGAGTCGTCACTAGTATCACCAACGTTGTTAATTGTACTCTTAGGATTCCTTCCCAAGAATTTTCCTCCAATCCACctataaaaaaaactcaattttcaaaaactcaaaagtACTAATATCAAATCATAGTAATATATCACTAAAAAAACACTCTATTATGTTCGGTTAAATCAGTTCAGTTGATAGCTGTTACAGTAACATCTCTGTAACATCAGTAATAATATAAGTAAAAATTGATATACCTAGGGAAAGAGGAGAAGGTGGGcatggttgaagatgaagagtaAGAACCATGGGAGAGTAAGAAAATGAAGGAGTTAGTTACATAAAAGAGAGTAGTGAAGAGCACATGGTATTGGTGATGGAAAATGAAGAGAGAGTGTATGTGTATATAAATGTGTATAAGATGATGCAAATGAAATTGAGATGAGTTTGATTTTGCATGTGAAATTGGTGAAGTGAAAAAAAGAACTGGTTCTTACGGTTACGCAACGTAGAATGGATGCTAGTGTTTATTGAAAAGAGAGAGAGTGTATGTGGGGTTATATAACGTTGGTGTTTCATGTGGCCGTGTGTGACTACTTACGTTCCtacaatgttttttgtttttggttcTTTGCCGTTTTGTGTCAAAATTTAGGGACCACTCTTGTCATGTTTTTGGCTAGTTATGGAGAGATACAGTGCTTGCAACCAGATTTTGATCAGTGGTTGCTTAATCCCATCATGCCACGGCTCTTGATATTGGAAAGAATCACGATCAAATACAGTTGATGCTATCTCGACCAGCATCGTGGTTTTAAACATGGTTTCAAATTGCATGTATTTGTAACTGTGGTTGTAAGTGCAAGTGCAACACCATCGTAACACAATTTTGATATGGTTTTCTATCGCGCATGAGGTTACATGGTGTTTTGTTGTGGAATTAAAATTGATCGGTAAATGAAGAGGCAAAGTTTGTTGCGGTGACACTAATATGTTTAACATTTAATATTTAAGTTAGTAGGAGAATGAAAAAGTAATATGTAAATGAGAATAAATTTGAATACATAAAAAATGACATGTCCTTCCTCTTAACTAGAGAAAGTGTTGACAATTGAAAGCGTGGAGTAAACCGTGAATTGCTTGAATTGCGTTTTTGCATGGGAATAAGTTgtcaatttttgaaattgttagtgcgtgagacacttttagtgaagagagaaagagagagaataaaGAAATAAGGATTGCTAATAttattgaattatataaaattgatttaCAATATGTCTATTTATATACGACTAACTTGTATACTAAGTAATAAACTCTAAACCTAATTAACTTTGGGTATGGGCTAaacaacttggattatatcacAACATACCCCCttataatccaagttgtcgaaCATACGCTAATCATAGTCGAcctgaactattcctaatttctttctcaaattcaaGAATCTATCCATCTTCAATCCTTTAGTGAAAATATTGGTCAATTGTACTTCGCTTGAGCAATGTCTCCCTTCAAGTTCACACTGATTTACCTTCTCCCTTAAGAAGGGAAATCTAGCTTCGATgtgcttactccttccatgcagAACTGAATTCTTTGCAAGATTAATGACTGGCTTGTTAATGATCTGCAACGCCAAAGGTTTCTTCACTTCGACCTCAATCTCTTCCAGCACAGACCTGGTCCAAATTGCTTGACACGTAGCATAAGATCTGGCTATATATTCAGCCTCACACGATGACAATGCCACCACATGTTAGTTTCTCGAGCACCATGAGATTGGGGTACCAAAGACTTGAAAGAAGTAACAAGTTGTGTTTCtttgatcttccttatctccacaccaatcagcatCGAAATAGAAATTAATCACAACTTCTTTGCTTTTAGAGTCTCGTCGAAATAGAATTTCATAGTTTATCGATCATTTTAAGTATCTCAGGAATCTTCTTGcagccttcatgtgtgacacccttggttcactcatgtatctGCTCACTAATCTGACTGCAAAACCTATATTTGGCCGACTGTTACACACATATCTCAAAGATCCCACAATTTGTTTGAACAAAGTAGCATCGACCTTGTCCTCATCTTCACGTTTCTCCAATTTCAAGTTTGGTTCGATAGGTGAGGATGCAGGATTCGATTCATCCATTCTAAATATCTTGAGTATCTTTTTGACATACTTCCTTTTATGTAAGTAGATAATTGTTATATCTTGTGCCACAACCtgaacatagacaccatactcaGATTTGCATTTGACATATCTCAATCCAACTAAGTATGAGTCGATCTTCTTGTTTCATGCCCTAGGTGCCTGCCTGAGGCCATAGAGCATTTTGTGAAACTTGTATACTTTCCTTGTATCCTCCTAATCAAAAACCCAGGAGGTTGTGTGACATACACCTCTTCATCTAAAGGACCATTCAAAAATCTTAATTTCACATCTAAGTAAAATGTTGACCAACCTTGCTTGCATGCCAAGGCTATCACTAGCCAAATAGTCTTCAATCTTGCTACTGAAGCATATACTTCAGAGTAGTCGAGTCCTTCTCTATGAAGAAATTCTCGAGCTACTAATCTTGCTTCATGTCTTTCTATCGACCCATCAACATTGTGCTTCAACTTGAACACCCACTTCACTTCGATAGCTTTTGTATGTGCTGACAATTCgactaactcccatgtgttgtttcttGCTTGTAACTCTCCGACCATAGCTGACTTCCACTGTTCATTCTTTAAAGTCTCGCTATAGTTGATTAGTTCAGCATATACAAGTAAAGAGAAAGGAACTAATTCTCCATCTGGTGTTATTTCATCATCACTAGTCACTTCATAGTCTTGATGTCTTGCTAGACGAGCTCTAGTTCTTTGAGGTCTTTGGCTTGTACTAGTCACACCCTTTAGGACTTCGATTGGGTCGGAAATTTCAACAACTTTTTTGACTTTGACTTCGACTAGAATATCTGCAATTGCTTTGTCTTCGACTTAATCAGTTTCTTCGTCGAAGCCATAATCCATCAATGGCTTATTAATGCATCACCAGAATTCTAATCCCATTCAAAATTTTCATGAATCACAATATCTCGACCCATCATGATCTTCTCATCAATTGGATTGAAAAATCTATATGCTCCAGTTTTGTGATATCCTAACAGAATCATAGGTTCACTATTATCATCAAGTTTCCTTCTTCTTGCATCAGGAACATACTTGGGAAAAATAGAGCTAAACACCTTCTGATGAATCACTGATTGTCGTTTGAATCTCCACAGTTCTTCAGGaaccttgttcttcaacttctttgTAAGACACCTGTTCAGAATATAAACAGTAGTGGTGAATGCTTCACCCCATAAGGATTTTGGTAGATTCTTCTGCTTTTACATGCATCTCGCCATATCCAATATGGTcctgtttttttgtttgttattcCATTATGTTAAGGCGTATAAGGAGAAGTTACCTCATGATCGACACCATGTTTTGCATAGaacttttcaaatattttggATGTGTACTCGCCACCTCCATCTGTTCGTAGAACTTTGATCTTCTTCTCACTTTGATTTTCGACAAGCATCTTGAATCTCTTAAAGATTTTGAATACTTCGTCTTTTCACTTAATCACATAGATCCAAAGCTTTCAATTGCACTTGTTGACAAATGAAACAAAATAGCTATTTCCACCAATGGTATGCTCCTCAAAAGGGTCGCATACATTTGAATGTACAACATTGAGTATGAAGGAGGATCTCATTGGCATAGTCGAAACGAAAGACTATCTGGATTGCTTCCCTATTAAGAAACCTTCATAGAGCCTGACAGACATCACAAGACTTGTTATATCTGTTACCATATCTTGAGTGATCAGTTGATTAAGTGGTCTAAAATTCATATGGCCAAACCTCAAATTCCACAACCAACTATTCTTGTGGTCGATAACTGTTTTCAGACATTGTACCCCAGTCGAATTGATCATGGTCTTAAATGTCCTATTCTTCGACAGAGGAGATTTCAAGACCAAATTATTCTGAGTGTCGAACAGTTCCAAGGCTCCAACTTTCATAACCACTGATAACCCTTTTTCGACAAGTTCTCTAACACTTAGCAAATTGCCCTTTATTCCATGTACATATAGTACATCTTTGATCATAGCTTTTGCTCTATTACTCTTTTGAATAAATATGTCGCCAATACCTTCTGCTTGCAATGAGCTATTATCATCAAGTTTGACCTTGCTCTTCTCCGACTCGTCGAAATATGTTAACCACACTTTTCGATCAATCATGTGATTCGAGTTGCCTGAATCGAGGAACCAGATTTTGGATTCAACATGGTTATCTGCAACTGCAGCCATAACCACCATATCTTCAAAATCATCAGAATCCTGGCGTGCAAGGTTTGCTCCTTCATCCTTGCCTTTTGTTGATCCCTTGTCTTTCATGTACCAACAATCTTTAGCCAAGTGACCCTACTTTTCACAGTTATAGCATTGCGcaccttttttctcttctttgtctTTCTGATAGGTGTTTCCTTCTCCTCTTTTCGAGGATTCAGAAGCCATATTACGAGGCCATTGAATTATAAATCACAACCTTAAACACTTGTCTAGAGCTAAAGTGTCAATTTGACGCTCTGAACGACTATGATCAAAATCCTTTCAGTAGTGTTGGTTTGATCTAGCAAAATTTCTTGGACAGAATTGTCTACTTCTAAAGAGGAGATGACCTACCTATTATGCGCGCTCGACTTCTTCTACTTTATCATTGAATCATTATTTTCGAGCCTCGCATATGCTCATAAGACATTATAACCATATTAAATAATCATGTTCATTTAAATTTTAGTAATAATTTTTTCCTAGTgctctaaatttttatttttaactatttttcaACTTTGTATATTGAGTTACGTTTAAATTGTAGCTGCATACCACTCTTTAAAATCAtgcttataataattttttttctcttcttatcTTGAGCACTGCATCACAATAGCATAAATATCAACACTACATGTTCTGTggatatacatttttttttataaatttcgaGAGAATATAAAGGAATAATTCGTTCACATTTGTGGATCAATCAATTAAGAATGAGAGTGAAAATTCATCATGTATGATTCAAATTTGTATTCCATCTCTTCAATTATCTGTTTTTTAGTTAATAATGAGGCGTGTCCATCACCTCAATCATTGTCAAccttcaatttattcttttttttacgAGAACATTCaacttattctttttttttttttatattatttttttgaaaaattattattattataaatgttCATACAACTTGTTTAAGGTAGGTCCACTAAATATTGAGTTTTAAAGTAGAAATTTAtgcaaatttttttaatattattttataaaatatatttgtattaTAAACAACTATatgttaaaatataattattaagattaatttaatttttggtccttatagatatctcaattttagtttttagttcctataaaaaaATTTCGACTTTTAATCCAcgtaaaattatttttgcattcAGTTTTAATTCTTgaagagggactaaaaatgcatgcaaaagtaattttataaggactaaaagtcaaattttttttttttttagagactaaatattatttttgataattttatagggactacaaacatatttaactcatTTAAATTTATGCTATGTGCAAATATGATATCAGActattattcatttaaaaaataaaataagaaaataaataatttaaatataattatttataaataaaaccgTATAGTTGTAGAGTGTTTGATATATAAGCTATGATAaaatttgtttgaaattttggAATATTGAAAAGTGTTGACATAGGTTTTATTTTTATCATGCATAAAATAGTTTATGAAGCCTTTTGAATATGTTCCAGCCTTCTAGGAGAGCCATGGGCATCACAGGCAACACTTGGGCATTGATGCCATACCTTTTGTTGATCCAAATTGGCTTAAAAGAACAATAAtgtcatttaatttttattttggtgATAATGGGGTAAGAGaacaattttattatatatatatatatatatatatatatatatatatatatatatatatatatatatatatatatatatatatatatatatatatatatatatatatatatatatatatatatatatatatatatatatatataggagggatcaaattacacccgaagagttacaccacgagttacactcattcaataactacattttgaattaatattttttggattcaaccgttggattgaaacataacatcatatagatcatacctataaattttgagcttaatctataatgatttactatgtcattgaattacattaaaattaacgttatatgaaagcttattttgacgttaatctttggatatcttgatcgtataacaaatcattatagattaagctcaaactttataggtatgatctatatgatattatgtttgaatccaacggttgaatttaaaaaatattaattcgaaatgtagttattgaacgagtgtaattcgtggtgtaactc
The Vicia villosa cultivar HV-30 ecotype Madison, WI linkage group LG6, Vvil1.0, whole genome shotgun sequence genome window above contains:
- the LOC131608857 gene encoding cyclic nucleotide-gated ion channel 2; its protein translation is MPTFSSFPRWIGGKFLGRNPKSTINNVGDTSDDSGVVVVADDNPVTSVVECYACTQVGVPVFHSTSCDSGHQPEWEASAGSYLVPIQNRPGKFARAVARANWGPLGTVLDPRSKRVQVWNRALLLARGVALAIDPLFFYALSIGREGSPCLYMDGGLAAVVTVARTCVDAVHLFHVLLQFKLAYVSRESLVVGCGKLVWDARAIASHYLRSFKGFWFDVFVILPVPQAVFWLVVPKLIREDRIKIIMTTLLLIFLFQFLPKVYHSICMMRRMQKVTGYIFGTIWWGFGLNLIAYFIASHVAGGCWYVLAIQRVASCLQQHCERTVGCNLSLSCSEEVCYQSILPPGTIGNPCGGNSTMMMSKPLCLDVNGPFKYGIYQWALPVISSNSLAVKILYPIFWGLMTLSTFGNDLEPTSNWLEVIFSICIVLSGLLLFTLLIGNIQVFLHAVMAKKRKMQLRCRDMEWWMRRRQLPSRLRQRVRHFERQRWAAMGGEDEMELIKDLPEGLRRDIKRYLCLDLIKKVPLFHNLDDLILDNICDRVKPLVFSKDEKIIREGDPVPRMVFIVRGRIKRNQSLSKGLIATSVLEPGGFLGDELLSWCLRRPFIDRLPASSATFICLESTEAFGLDAQNLRYITDHFRYKFANERLKRTARYYSSNWRTWAAVNIQLAYRRYRRRTRGPVTPVRDNGGSEHRLLQYAAMFMSIRPHDHLE